One genomic window of Biomphalaria glabrata chromosome 9, xgBioGlab47.1, whole genome shotgun sequence includes the following:
- the LOC106061951 gene encoding uncharacterized protein LOC106061951 isoform X1: MASQDQPGDVGDWKEAAKKILKTYYVGFSGTQWHQFVKSTDNDIIRAKICYAMFGPPASEAKSIEEAYTDEQRKTAQGILDVIYEVHQKSSSTELRIGFIFICCKQDKSPFALPLFSVFVGKDTSGRDLRTFVDLQGRTYKDWDDWKSNNCLPELEYCYPTRGFFTCSGDESYTFDAERDPDVEFGKSPASKTSTWLLGKADTVTAITSFVSGAVGIAACFTPLAPVVITAAAVTGSVSAGYGAVRGASRLYDKGTHGESLADFESLTLWLGIVATPLHFSSSLVNARLVAGAQQGRIFSNSMRSFATLLNFTTLGVDSAMLAMGLANLINKASKDEVTALDVVQFSMSVFFFSNTLMQPKVASSIISQAQEMHLNSYMDKMSDEATKETFKNFMDRNRGDGGIKDTSKIIRTVNRMEDANKFFKSVNPNDKIDIGGRKGRTVLVSDNKGNVNRINPNRVLLTKQTPGTTATFNFNKDYKKLKKCYGKDPSDVELNGEKIFQNMSEQDQRRVSHVFGGSAKYNPDILNTAHTVAEALGLNTASGLMRVIEIVAAEVQGRDGAELSTILNNISGPGKQTFLQNLQMDLNKATRLAESHNLSFDSPLTAVYHYRKHGNEFPKLLSKFGNSIDVYLGPVSKNIFQDCNLRERHTLKDGTVRKIYATNGDHFGVITITPQGQKISTMFQKPGCTVEYSQQLNDYFRNSPCQIEPISDAANRLARFMGFRAFHVNLVVGGHKTKLDDLSLLDPAVHEEIVHYLNMISN; the protein is encoded by the exons atggCATCACAAGATCAGCCTGGTGATGTCGGCGATTGGAAAGAAGCAGCTAAAAAGATTCTGAAGACTTATTATGTGGGATTTTCAGGAACCCAATGGCACCAGTTCGTCAAGTCTACGGACAATGATATCATCAGGGCTAAAATTTGCTACGCCATGTTTGGCCCGCCAGCCTCTGAGGCGAAATCGATTGAGGAGGCCTACACGGATGAGCAAAGAAAGACTGCACAGGGGATACTGGATGTAATCTATGAG GTCCACCAGAAATCCTCATCAACTGAACTTCGGATTGGATTCATCTTTATATGCTGCAAGCAAGACAAATCACCATTCGCTCTTCCTCTGTTTTCCGTATTCGTCGGCAAGGATACGTCTGGTCGAGATTTGAGAACCTTTGTTGACCTCCAGGGCCGGACTTACAAAGACTGGGATGACTGGAAATCTAACAACTGTCTCCCCGAGCTTGAGTACTGCTATCCTACACGAGGTTTCTTTACATGCAGTGGGGATGAAAGCTACACATTTGATGCTGAACGTGATCCTGATGTGGAGTTTGGAAAGTCTCCAGCATCTAAGACTTCAACATGGCTTCTTGGCAAGGCGGACACTGTCACAGCAATCACTTCGTTTG TATCTGGTGCTGTGGGAATAGCTGCTTGCTTTACTCCATTGGCGCCCGTCGTGATTACAGCAGCTGCCGTAACGGGTTCTGTTTCTGCTGGCTATGGTGCTGTTAG aGGGGCAAGTCGACTTTACGACAAAGGCACACATGGAGAAAGTCTTGCTGACTTTGAAAGTCTGACTCTTTGGTTGGGAATCGTTGCGACACCATTGCATTTCTCTTCCTCTTTGGTTAACGCTAGGCTCGTGGCTGGGGCCCAACAAGGTCGTATTTTTAGCAACTCAATGAGGAGTTTTGCCACCTTGTTGAACTTCACGACATTGGGTGTAGACAGTGCCATGCTTGCTATGGGACTAGCGAACCTAATCAACAAAGCGTCAAAAGACGAGGTCACTGCGCTGGACGTTGTACAGTTTTCTATGAGCGTGTTCTTCTTCTCCAACACTTTGATGCAGCCGAAGGTGGCCAGCAGCATCATAAGCCAAGCTCAAGAGATGCATTTGAACAGTTACATGGACAAGATGTCTGATGAGGCAaccaaagaaacatttaaaaacttcaTGGACAGAAATCGTGGAGACGGAGGTATCAAAGACACGTCAAAGATCATACGAACTGTAAACAGAATGGAGGATGCGAATAAATTTTTCAAATCCGTGAATCCAAATGACAAGATCGACATTGGGGGCAGAAAGGGCCGAACAGTCTTGGTGTCTGATAATAAGGGCAATGTCAACAGAATCAACCCTAACAG AGTGCTGCTGACAAAACAAACTCCGGGCACTACTGcaacatttaattttaacaaaGATTACAAGAAACTGAAAAAATGTTATGGAAAAGATCCCAGCGATGTTGAACTAAATGGGGAAAAGATTTTCCAGAACATGAGCGAACAGGACCAGAGGAGAGTTAGTCACGTGTTTGGCGGCTCCGCGAAGTACAACCCAGACATTTTGAACACGGCACACACAGTTGCTGAGGCTTTAGGATTGAATACCGCCAGCGGTTTGATGAGAGTCATTGAAATTGTAGCAGCCGAAGTTCAAG GAAGAGACGGAGCTGAACTTTCCACCATTTTAAATAACATCAGCGGACCAGGAAAGCAAACCTTTCTTCAAAACCTTCAAATGGACTTGAACAAGGCAACGCGACTTGCCGAGAGTCACAATCTGTCCTTCGACTCTCCACTCACTGCTGTGTACCACTATCGCAAACACGGAAATGAGTTTCCGAAACTGTTGTCTAAGTTTGGTAACAGCATAGATGTCTACTTAGGACCCGTCAGTAAAAACATATTTCAAGACTGCAACTTAAGAGAGAGGCATACACTAAAG GACGGCACTGTAAGAAAGATCTACGCTACCAATGGGGATCACTTTGGCGTCATAACGATCACACCACAGGGTCAGAAAATAAGCACCATGTTCCAGAAACCTGGCTGTACCGTGGAGTATTCCCAGCAGCTTAACGATTATTTCAGGAACTCTCCATGCCAGATCGAACCAATCAGTGACGCTGCTAATCGACTAGCAAGATTCATGGGTTTTAGAGCATTTCATGTGAATCTAGTTGTTGGGGGACATAAGACTAAATTGGATGACCTGAGCCTCCTTGACCCAGCTGTCCACGAGGAAATAGTTCATTATCTGAACATGATTTctaattag
- the LOC106061951 gene encoding uncharacterized protein LOC106061951 isoform X2: MASQDQPGDVGDWKEAAKKILKTYYVGFSGTQWHQFVKSTDNDIIRAKICYAMFGPPASEAKSIEEAYTDEQRKTAQGILDVIYEVHQKSSSTELRIGFIFICCKQDKSPFALPLFSVFVGKDTSGRDLRTFVDLQGRTYKDWDDWKSNNCLPELEYCYPTRGFFTCSGDESYTFDAERDPDVEFGKSPASKTSTWLLGKADTVTAITSFVSGAVGIAACFTPLAPVVITAAAVTGSVSAGYGAVRGASRLYDKGTHGESLADFESLTLWLGIVATPLHFSSSLVNARLVAGAQQGRIFSNSMRSFATLLNFTTLGVDSAMLAMGLANLINKASKDEVTALDVVQFSMSVFFFSNTLMQPKVASSIISQAQEMHLNSYMDKMSDEATKETFKNFMDRNRGDGGIKDTSKIIRTVNRMEDANKFFKSVNPNDKIDIGGRKGRTVLVSDNKGNVNRINPNRVLLTKQTPGTTATFNFNKDYKKLKKCYGKDPSDVELNGEKIFQNMSEQDQRRVSHVFGGSAKYNPDILNTAHTVAEALGLNTASGLMRVIEIVAAEVQGRDGAELSTILNNISGPGKQTFLQNLQMDLNKATRLAESHNLSFDSPLTAVYHYRKHGNEFPKLLSKFGNSIDVYLGPVSKNIFQDCNLRERHTLKVFPPMKKL, encoded by the exons atggCATCACAAGATCAGCCTGGTGATGTCGGCGATTGGAAAGAAGCAGCTAAAAAGATTCTGAAGACTTATTATGTGGGATTTTCAGGAACCCAATGGCACCAGTTCGTCAAGTCTACGGACAATGATATCATCAGGGCTAAAATTTGCTACGCCATGTTTGGCCCGCCAGCCTCTGAGGCGAAATCGATTGAGGAGGCCTACACGGATGAGCAAAGAAAGACTGCACAGGGGATACTGGATGTAATCTATGAG GTCCACCAGAAATCCTCATCAACTGAACTTCGGATTGGATTCATCTTTATATGCTGCAAGCAAGACAAATCACCATTCGCTCTTCCTCTGTTTTCCGTATTCGTCGGCAAGGATACGTCTGGTCGAGATTTGAGAACCTTTGTTGACCTCCAGGGCCGGACTTACAAAGACTGGGATGACTGGAAATCTAACAACTGTCTCCCCGAGCTTGAGTACTGCTATCCTACACGAGGTTTCTTTACATGCAGTGGGGATGAAAGCTACACATTTGATGCTGAACGTGATCCTGATGTGGAGTTTGGAAAGTCTCCAGCATCTAAGACTTCAACATGGCTTCTTGGCAAGGCGGACACTGTCACAGCAATCACTTCGTTTG TATCTGGTGCTGTGGGAATAGCTGCTTGCTTTACTCCATTGGCGCCCGTCGTGATTACAGCAGCTGCCGTAACGGGTTCTGTTTCTGCTGGCTATGGTGCTGTTAG aGGGGCAAGTCGACTTTACGACAAAGGCACACATGGAGAAAGTCTTGCTGACTTTGAAAGTCTGACTCTTTGGTTGGGAATCGTTGCGACACCATTGCATTTCTCTTCCTCTTTGGTTAACGCTAGGCTCGTGGCTGGGGCCCAACAAGGTCGTATTTTTAGCAACTCAATGAGGAGTTTTGCCACCTTGTTGAACTTCACGACATTGGGTGTAGACAGTGCCATGCTTGCTATGGGACTAGCGAACCTAATCAACAAAGCGTCAAAAGACGAGGTCACTGCGCTGGACGTTGTACAGTTTTCTATGAGCGTGTTCTTCTTCTCCAACACTTTGATGCAGCCGAAGGTGGCCAGCAGCATCATAAGCCAAGCTCAAGAGATGCATTTGAACAGTTACATGGACAAGATGTCTGATGAGGCAaccaaagaaacatttaaaaacttcaTGGACAGAAATCGTGGAGACGGAGGTATCAAAGACACGTCAAAGATCATACGAACTGTAAACAGAATGGAGGATGCGAATAAATTTTTCAAATCCGTGAATCCAAATGACAAGATCGACATTGGGGGCAGAAAGGGCCGAACAGTCTTGGTGTCTGATAATAAGGGCAATGTCAACAGAATCAACCCTAACAG AGTGCTGCTGACAAAACAAACTCCGGGCACTACTGcaacatttaattttaacaaaGATTACAAGAAACTGAAAAAATGTTATGGAAAAGATCCCAGCGATGTTGAACTAAATGGGGAAAAGATTTTCCAGAACATGAGCGAACAGGACCAGAGGAGAGTTAGTCACGTGTTTGGCGGCTCCGCGAAGTACAACCCAGACATTTTGAACACGGCACACACAGTTGCTGAGGCTTTAGGATTGAATACCGCCAGCGGTTTGATGAGAGTCATTGAAATTGTAGCAGCCGAAGTTCAAG GAAGAGACGGAGCTGAACTTTCCACCATTTTAAATAACATCAGCGGACCAGGAAAGCAAACCTTTCTTCAAAACCTTCAAATGGACTTGAACAAGGCAACGCGACTTGCCGAGAGTCACAATCTGTCCTTCGACTCTCCACTCACTGCTGTGTACCACTATCGCAAACACGGAAATGAGTTTCCGAAACTGTTGTCTAAGTTTGGTAACAGCATAGATGTCTACTTAGGACCCGTCAGTAAAAACATATTTCAAGACTGCAACTTAAGAGAGAGGCATACACTAAAG GTTTTTCCACCCATGAAGAAATTGTAA
- the LOC106061952 gene encoding uncharacterized protein LOC106061952, producing the protein MDISDSTEVVPVIPVLTTVTYELSMLVLLVPLCLLSLLGLVTNSINSVVFIKQGLTSDSTTLSLFALTLSDLLGCLFMLPHPVCFYLQTLVVTDDPVIRNCLVLSTMTATYPHIICTQITCWITVYISVERAICVLFPLRVKLLIQYKNTVIILVFLTAAEIACHVPFILNCPFLWLPDPSRNTSYIVVNYQTPTGFLLYELSNLIESSILTSAAMFIIAIATVAIITRVRTSSAWRTAMSTKKETFSKASKTQSSSEKRISVKDKEAVKVIASVAMLFLACLSFSHIPGLAMYMIPQFSLDGYNKDLFHLFYTFKFNLDALNASINFFFYVKQSTKYRQTLFKLFYQQFN; encoded by the coding sequence ATGGATATATCGGATAGCACTGAAGTTGTCCCTGTGATTCCAGTTTTGACCACTGTGACGTATGAACTATCAATGCTGGTTCTACTTGTTCCTTTATGCTTGTTGAGCCTTCTGGGCCTGGTCACTAACTCCATCAATAGTGTTGTCTTCATCAAACAAGGGCTGACATCGGACAGTACCACACTGTCACTGTTCGCACTGACACTGTCAGACTTGCTCGGCTGTCTCTTCATGCTCCCCCACCCCGTGTGTTTCTACCTCCAGACGCTTGTTGTCACTGACGACCCAGTGATACGTAACTGCTTGGTACTAAGCACCATGACTGCTACATACCCTCACATCATATGCACACAGATCACCTGCTGGATCACGGTCTACATATCAGTGGAGAGAGCCATCTGCGTCCTGTTCCCACTCAGAGTCAAACTTCTCATCCAGTATAAAAACACGGTCATTATTCTGGTGTTTTTAACTGCGGCGGAGATTGCCTGTCATGTTCCGTTCATCCTTAACTGCCCGTTTCTTTGGTTGCCAGACCCGAGTAGGAATACCTCCTACATCGTTGTTAACTACCAGACCCCCACAGGCTTCCTGCTGTACGAGCTGAGCAACCTTATCGAATCAAGTATCCTGACTTCAGCGGCCATGTTTATCATCGCCATAGCAACCGTCGCTATAATCACACGCGTTCGGACCTCCAGCGCATGGCGTACAGCTATGTCCACGAAGAAGGAAACGTTTTCAAAGGCGTCTAAGACTCAAAGCTCGTCGGAGAAAAGAATTTCTGTCAAGGATAAAGAGGCTGTCAAAGTGATAGCATCTGTGGCCATGTTGTTTCTGGCCTGCCTCTCGTTCAGTCACATCCCTGGTCTTGCCATGTACATGATCCCGCAGTTCTCACTGGATGGTTACAACAAAGACTTATTCCATCTTTTCTACACTTTCAAGTTCAACCTAGATGCGCTCAACgcatcaattaattttttcttctATGTAAAACAAAGTACAAAATACCGTCAAACTTTGTTCAAGCTATTTTATCAGCAGTTCAATTAG